One Bosea sp. 124 genomic window, TTCGCGCCGCTGCGCTCCTTCGTGGCGGAGCCGCTGCGCTTCGGGCGGCTGTTCCTGGCTGGAGACGCCGCTCATATCGTGCCGCCGACCGGCGCGAAGGGGCTCAATCTCGCGGCGAGCGACGTACATTACCTGTTCGAGGCGCTGAGCGAGCTTTTCCTCGACCGATCCGAGGCCGGCATCGACGCCTATTCGCAGAAGGCGCTGGCACGGGTCTGGAAGGCCGAGCGGTTTTCGTGGTGGCTGACCTCGCTAATGCACCAGTTCCCGGACCAGCGCCCGTTCGAGCAGCGCATGCAGCAGGCCGAACTCGACTATCTCGTCTCCTCCGAGCACGCCATGGCGGCGCTGGCGGAGAACTATGTCGGACTGCCTTATTGAGGCGGCAAGGCGGCGAGAGGCAATAACGTCCGGTCAGGTCCCGGCCCGGGCGCCGGGGGGCCGACCACAGACCCGGAGCATTCCGCCCGCTCTCGGCCATGGAATGCCGCCGGATTCATCGAAGCGCGCCGATGCTGCGATCTGCAGGTTTTGGTCGAAACCAGCGCACGTGGGACGGCGAGACCGCGTCGATGTTGCCGACTTTCGTGCACGGCAAGCCCCGCGCAGCGAGAACCCGCCCCGCGCGGCGAAAGCCCGAACTCGCCAGTCGGGCCATGTGCCGGCAATCTCCACTCAGCAAGACGCTTGGCGGGTGGCTGTCAAAGTATTATTCAGTCGGGCAGCGCGACATGGGAAGGCCCAGGATCATGATCATGGACGACAGGACTGCCGATGCCGGCAAGATGGACGCAATCGCTCTCCCCGGGCGTCGGTCCGAGCTTCTCAACCGCCGGTCGTTTCTGGTCGGCTCGACTGTGAGCCTCGGCGCTTTGGGGCTGGGCGGATGCGTGACACCCGACGGCATGAGCCTCGCGGAGGCGGAGAAGGTCTACGGGCCGGTGCCAGAAGAGAAGTTCCCGATCCCGGCGGTCGATGTCAGCAAGGTCGATCCGAAATATTTCCGCCGGACCGTTCGCTACGACACCAAGGAAGCGCCCGGCACGATCATCGTCGATCCCAGCAATTACTACGTTTATCGCGTCGAGGGCGACGGATCCGCCACCCGCTATGGTGCCAATGTCGGTCGCGACGGGTTCCTGTGGAGCGGTGACGCCTATGTCGGGCGCAAGGCCGAATGGGCGACCTGGACACCGCCCAAGGAGATGATCAAGCGCCAGCCCGAGGCGGCCAAATACGCCGGCGGCATGCCGGGCGGCCTCGAAAACCCGCTCGGCGCCCGCACGCTCTATATGTATCAGAACGGCGCTTACACGCTCTACACGATCTATGCGTCGAGCGACCCCGAGTCGATCGGGAGCGGCGTCACCAGCGGCTGCGTCGGTCTCCTCAGCCAGGACATGATGCACCTGTACTCGCAGACGCCCGTCAAGACGAAGGTGGTCGTGCTGCCGGCATAGCGACGGCGTCGATACCCGGTCCAAGCGCTGCCCGTGCGGGCAGGGCAAGATCGTGCGCGTTCCCGGAGTCATCGCGCTTGTGGGGCCGCCGGTCCCTCGAGGATCGACTGCGCGACCTTTGTCGTCACGCAAGATTCCCGGGCCCGAAGGTCATGGCCGCTTTCCAGCCATCCAGGACATCGCGGCTTTGGCGCGTTGACTGCTACGCTCCATGAAAAAAGGGCCGCGCCTTGGTGGCGCGGCCCCTCGAATGCGGCTTCAAGCGTTTCGGCTCAGGCCAGCGTGTAAGCCGTCTTGACCGTGGTGTAGAACTCCTTGGCGTAGGCGCCCTGCTCGCGCGGGCCATAGCTCGAGCCCTTCCGGCCGCCGAAGGGCACATGGTAGTCGACGCCCGCGGTGGCGAGGTTGACCATCACCATGCCTGCCTCGGCATTGCGCTTGAAATGCGTCGCATGCTTCAGCGAGGTCGTGCAGATGCCGGACGACAGGCCGAATTCGGTGTCGTTGGCCACCGCGAGCGCCTCCTCGTAATCCTTCACCCGGATGATGTTGGCGACCGGGCCGAAGACCTCCTCGCGCGAAATGCGCATGGCGTTTGTGGTCTCGGTGAACAGCGCCGGCTGGAGATAGAAGCCGGGGGTCTCGCGCTTCAGCAGCTCGCCGCCGAAGGCAAGCTTGCCGCCTTCGTCCTTGGCGATCTGGATGTATTTCAGGTCCTGGTCGAGCTGGCTCTGATCGACCACCGGGCCGATATGGGTGCCCTGCTTGAGCGCGTCATCGACGACGACGCCCTTCAGACGCTCGATGCAGGCCTCGACGAAGCGGTCATGGATGCCGGCCTGGACGATCAGGCGCGAGGACGCCGTGCAGCGCTGCCCGGTGGAGAAGAAGGCGCCCTGGACGGCGGCCTCGACCGCGACCTTCAGATCGGCGTCGTCGAGCACGACGAGCGGGTTCTTGCCGCCCATCTCGAGCTGGACCTTCTTCATCGGCGAGGAAGCGATGCAGGCCTCCGCGACCTTGCGGCCGGTCGAGACCGAGCCGGTGAAGGAGATGGCGTGCACGTCCTTGTGCTGCAGCAGCGCCTGGCCGACGACAGAGCCGCGCCCCATGACAAGGTTGAGCACGCCCTTGGGCAGGCCGGCACGCTGGAGAATGTCGACCAGCGCCCAGGCCGAGCCCGGCACCAGATCGGCCGGCTTGATGACGACGCAGTTGCCATGGGCGAGAGCCGGCGCGATCTTCCAGGCGGGGATCGCGATCGGGAAGTTCCAGGGCGTGATCATGCCGACGATGCCGACCGGCTCGCGCGTGATCTCGACGCCGACACCCGGCCGCACCGAGGGAAGCGCCTCGCCGCCGAGGCGCAGGCATTCGCCGGCGAAGAAGGCGAAGACCTGGCCGGCACGGCCGGCCTCGCCGATGCCCTCGGCCAGGGTCTTGCCCTCCTCGCGCGAAAGCAGCTTGCCGAGCTCTTCCCTGCGCGCGAGAATCTCGTCCGAGGCCTTCTTCAGGATCTCGTAGCGCTCCTGCGGGCCCGAGCGGCTCCAGGCCGGAAAGGCGGCCTTCGCCGCGGCCACCGCATCATTGAGCTGGTCGACGGAACCCTGTGAATATTCACCGACGACATCGTTGGTGTTCGACGGGTTGATGTTGCGCGAGGCATTACCCGAGCTGGCCCACTCGCCGGCGATCAGGTTCTTGAAGATTTCCGTCATTGGCGGCCTCCCACGGCGTTTTGGATTTCGTGGGCCGTGTTAGCGCCTTTGGCCCCGGAAGGCCAATGCAGCAGCCGCCATCGGTTCAGTCCTCATGCGCATTGTGAGTCGGAGTTCAGAACTCCGCGTCGAGCTCTTCCAACTCTTCGGGCTCGGTCTTCGCCGCCTCGATCCAGCGCTGAAGCGCGGGCCATTGCGAGATCGCCCTGCAATAGGCCTGGCTCGTCGCGTCGAGCGGGACGTCATAGGTCAGGAAGCGCAGGCAGACGGGTGCGTACATCGCGTCGGCCATGGTCAGGGTCTTGCCGAAGAGATAGGGCCCGCCATAGGCGTCGAGGCATTCGCGCCAGATTTCGGTGACGCGGTCGATATCGGCCTGGGCCCCGGCCCAGACCTTGAAGCCCGGATAATGCGCCTTGAGGTTCATCGGCAGGGCCGAGCGGAGATTGGCGAAACC contains:
- a CDS encoding L,D-transpeptidase, translating into MIMDDRTADAGKMDAIALPGRRSELLNRRSFLVGSTVSLGALGLGGCVTPDGMSLAEAEKVYGPVPEEKFPIPAVDVSKVDPKYFRRTVRYDTKEAPGTIIVDPSNYYVYRVEGDGSATRYGANVGRDGFLWSGDAYVGRKAEWATWTPPKEMIKRQPEAAKYAGGMPGGLENPLGARTLYMYQNGAYTLYTIYASSDPESIGSGVTSGCVGLLSQDMMHLYSQTPVKTKVVVLPA
- a CDS encoding aldehyde dehydrogenase family protein codes for the protein MTEIFKNLIAGEWASSGNASRNINPSNTNDVVGEYSQGSVDQLNDAVAAAKAAFPAWSRSGPQERYEILKKASDEILARREELGKLLSREEGKTLAEGIGEAGRAGQVFAFFAGECLRLGGEALPSVRPGVGVEITREPVGIVGMITPWNFPIAIPAWKIAPALAHGNCVVIKPADLVPGSAWALVDILQRAGLPKGVLNLVMGRGSVVGQALLQHKDVHAISFTGSVSTGRKVAEACIASSPMKKVQLEMGGKNPLVVLDDADLKVAVEAAVQGAFFSTGQRCTASSRLIVQAGIHDRFVEACIERLKGVVVDDALKQGTHIGPVVDQSQLDQDLKYIQIAKDEGGKLAFGGELLKRETPGFYLQPALFTETTNAMRISREEVFGPVANIIRVKDYEEALAVANDTEFGLSSGICTTSLKHATHFKRNAEAGMVMVNLATAGVDYHVPFGGRKGSSYGPREQGAYAKEFYTTVKTAYTLA
- a CDS encoding glutathione S-transferase family protein, encoding MTAATLTISSRNYSSWSLRGWLLCIMAGLEIEEHMLSVDDPSARAELLLLSPSFLVPCLTHDGIKVWDTLAIAAYLDEIRPQAGLLPKDAVARAHCRAICGEMHSGFANLRSALPMNLKAHYPGFKVWAGAQADIDRVTEIWRECLDAYGGPYLFGKTLTMADAMYAPVCLRFLTYDVPLDATSQAYCRAISQWPALQRWIEAAKTEPEELEELDAEF